The following proteins are encoded in a genomic region of Enoplosus armatus isolate fEnoArm2 chromosome 11, fEnoArm2.hap1, whole genome shotgun sequence:
- the rprma gene encoding protein reprimo A — MNNTGFNQTEGGLLNKTEEFFCCNFSSVVTDNGFVAAAPDERSLFIMRVVQIAVMCVLSLTVVFGIFFLGCNLLIKSEGMINFLVTDRRPSKEAEAVIVGAY, encoded by the coding sequence atgaaTAACACCGGGTTCAACCAAACGGAGGGCGGGCTGCTCAACAAGACGGAGGAGTTTTTCTGCTGCAACTTTTCATCCGTGGTGACTGATAACGGCTTCGTGGCCGCCGCTCCGGATGAGAGGAGCCTCTTCATCATGAGGGTGGTCCAGATTGCCGTCATGTGCGTGTTGTCCCTCACGGTGGTGTTTGGCATATTTTTCTTGGGTTGCAACCTTCTCATAAAGTCAGAGGGGATGATCAACTTTCTAGTAACGGACAGGAGGCCGTCCAAAGAAGCGGAGGCAGTTATTGTTGGAGCCTACTGA